Sequence from the Plasmodium reichenowi strain SY57 chromosome Unknown, whole genome shotgun sequence genome:
ttttaaaatatataaataaacacAAAGCAGGGACaaattaaaacatataaaataaaaaagaacaaacattaaaaaaaagaaaaaggtattatatatatatatatattatcacaAAGTGggaatttttattttcacttgaaaaaaattataaaaatgtaatatatacacataacaataatactatataaatattatatatatatatatatatatatatatatatatatatatatatatatacatatatatttatttatttatatatatgtgtatgtttttaaaaaaaatgttcaCATAAAATTTGATGGTgattctttatttttttgttcctTATTCTTcatgttttattttttttataacttGCTAAATTCCTTTGCTTGTCGCAAACAATATTCTagatttttaaaaaagcAAAACGACcagaatatttttatcctCTTTAAATATTTGTGAATTAGTTTTTTGAATATCACGTCgacatttttattaaatgcAAAGACGTGATGTGTATTTCCAACAacctaaaaaaaaaacgtATACAAatggtatatatatatatatatatatttatgtatattattattttcatattatatactatttatttattttatttttaccaGATCTggtttttcttttatttttaaaatattttcaagGAAGTAATTTATTTCAATAGTTGATAAGGTGTGGTCACATTCTCTGCTTAAAAATCTTAAGCTGTTAAAAggattattttttaagcataatacatacatatatacacatatatatatattatgcaTGTCTGTGAtgtaaatatgtatatgtatatgtatatgtatataattttatataattctttataattttatttttaccGCGTTTGAAAAATATCCATATCATCCTCTTCTATTGGAATACAATTTGGGAATATATTACTATCATATAATAGCGAAATGATTTTGtgtttttcattttttttaa
This genomic interval carries:
- a CDS encoding hypothetical protein (conserved Plasmodium protein, unknown function), with translation TLVEHLKLKDNMRIINNINNIQMKVKQNRTRLLLGREVIKCNEIILCLNPSELKYFLKKSKLEKKKKNILLQYLSKYNTSKIRITNVCFKKNVLPLSHSLESLLLIKKNEKHKIISLLYDSNIFPNCIPIEEDDMDIFQTRLRFLSRECDHTLSTIEINYFLENILKIKEKPDLVVGNTHHVFAFNKNVDVIFKKLIHKYLKRIKIFWSFCFFKNLEYCLRQAKEFSKL